The Amycolatopsis nigrescens CSC17Ta-90 genomic interval CTACGCGGCCGGGCTCGCGGTCGGCTTCTGGGCGAGCGAAGACGACATCCGCAACAACTGGGCCAAGGACAAGCAGTGGGACCCGTCGATGGACGAGTCCCGCCGCGAATCCGAGTACCGCGCCTGGAAGAAGGCCGTCACCAAGACCTTCGACTGGGTGGAATCCGACTGAGCTACCGGGAAGGCCGCCGGAATGCACCCGGCGGCCTTCCCCGCTCAGGCCAGAGCCGCGTAAACGATGATGTTGTCCCGATAACTGCGCACGGTCCGGTCGAAACCGCCGCCGCAGGTGATCAGCCGCAATTCCGGTGCAGCGGTGTCGCCGTACACCGCGTCCGTGGGGAATTCGTCCTTGTCCACCTGTTCCACCCGCCGCACCACGAAGTCCACGCTGGATCCGTCCTTTCTGGACACCCGCACCGCGTCACCCGGCGCCATTTCCTTGAGCCGGTAGAAAATCCCCGGCTGCTTGTCCCCGTCGACATGACCGAGAATGACCGCGGGCCCGGTTTCGCCCGGCGCCGGACCGTAGGAGTACCAGCCTGCCTGCATCGGCTGGGTCACCGGCGGCACCTCGATCGTGTTGTCCGGATTGAGCCCGAGCGGCACCAGGGTGGAATGCGCGCCGATCTTGGGCACGTCCACCGCGGCCGGTTCCGGACGCTCCGCCGGAGTGGGCACGGCGGCGGGCGGGTCCACTCGCGGCGGCGCCGCGGGTGCTGTGTCGGAGCCGCCGGAACCTCCGGAACCACAGCCCGCCAACGAAACCAGGCCGAGCAGCAGGACCGCCGCGAGCGTGCGCCCGTGGCGGCCCGCTGTTCGCGGACTAGTCACCCAACGCTCCACCGCCGGTTTCCGGCGCACCTGAGGGCACCTTCGCCACCTGCTTCCCCGGCGAGGACACCGGTGGCGCGGGCGGCGCCGGTGACTCCGTGCCGAGCACGGTGAACGTGGCGTGGCCTTCTTTGGGCAGGGAGCCCATCACGTGGCAGAACAGCGTGACGTCGTAGCGGCCCGGTTTGACATTCTTCACCACGCCCTTCGCCACCCCTTGGGAAACGTCCGAATCGAAGTCGATCGCGGCGGAGGTCCCGCGCGGTGGATGACAGCCGGACGCGACCACCTTCGTGCCCGGCTTTCCCTGCGCCGGGGTCACGGTGATCGGAATCGGTACCGGGATCGGCATCGGGTCGCTCGGCTTGGTCGTTTCGGTCGGCTTGGTCGGTGTTGTCGTTTCGGTGGCGGCGAACGCCGTGACCGGCGTCAGCGCCATTATCAGGCAGCAGGCGGCTGCCAAACTCCGATAGCTCATCGCACACCCCATTCTTCCGCATTCGACAGCGGAATTCGGATCAGCGAGAATCGGCCGCCGGAGAATTCCCCGGCGGTTCACCAGCAAGACGCACGCGGCCTTCGCAGGGTTGCCAGGCCGGACTTTCTCAGCGCGCGGTGCCGCCGCCACCGGCGGATACCGCGCCGTCCGGCACCTTCCGCACCTGCCGCTCGACGGTGAAAGTCACCGTGTGGTCCTGGCCGTTGCAGGACATCGTCAGCGGATACGAACCCGGTGCCGTGCCCGCGACCAATTCGGCGGTCGCACTGACGTTGCCCGGCGCGCTCGCGAACGGCTCGAAGGTGTAGTCGCTGAATCGCAGCACCGGCGAGGAGAACCGGGTCGAATCGGGTGCTGTCAGCGTGCCCGCGGCCGGTGCCAGGCAGCCGCCGAGCGCGACGTTGACGTCGTCGAAGCTGTACTTGTTCACCAGCCCGGTGGCCGCCGCGGTGTCCTGGTTGAGCTGGACGCTGCCGGCCCAGTCCGGGGTCTCCGGCTGCTGCGCGGACCCGGCCACGGCGGGACCGGCCAGCACCCCGAGG includes:
- a CDS encoding class F sortase, with protein sequence MTSPRTAGRHGRTLAAVLLLGLVSLAGCGSGGSGGSDTAPAAPPRVDPPAAVPTPAERPEPAAVDVPKIGAHSTLVPLGLNPDNTIEVPPVTQPMQAGWYSYGPAPGETGPAVILGHVDGDKQPGIFYRLKEMAPGDAVRVSRKDGSSVDFVVRRVEQVDKDEFPTDAVYGDTAAPELRLITCGGGFDRTVRSYRDNIIVYAALA